From a single Micromonospora sp. WMMD1102 genomic region:
- the htpX gene encoding zinc metalloprotease HtpX: MHSHHNRLKTAALLGLLTALILGVGYWFGGSGGLVIAVFVSLALNAASYFWSDKLALRSMRAQPVTEAEFPALYQMVRELATEAKQPMPRLYVSPTMQPNAFATGRNPKNAAVAVTQGITQILDYRELRGVIGHELSHVYNRDILISSVAAGLAGIITMLANIAWFIPLGGGDDEDSPNPAVLLLTLILGPIAATLIQLAISRNREFQADASGAALTRDPLALASALRKIHAGTKALPLPADNRLTSTAHLMIDNPFKGGGVANLFSTHPKMEERVRRLERMAATNVGPVQYQR, translated from the coding sequence GTGCATAGCCATCACAACCGGCTCAAGACAGCCGCGCTACTTGGCCTGCTCACCGCACTGATCCTCGGCGTCGGCTACTGGTTCGGCGGCAGCGGCGGTCTGGTGATCGCCGTCTTCGTGTCGCTGGCCCTGAACGCTGCCAGCTACTTCTGGTCGGACAAGCTCGCACTTCGCTCGATGCGGGCCCAACCGGTCACCGAGGCCGAATTCCCGGCGCTCTACCAGATGGTCCGGGAGCTGGCGACCGAGGCGAAGCAGCCGATGCCCCGGTTGTACGTAAGCCCGACCATGCAGCCCAACGCGTTCGCCACCGGGCGCAACCCGAAGAACGCGGCGGTCGCCGTGACCCAGGGCATCACGCAGATCCTGGACTACCGGGAGCTGCGGGGCGTCATCGGGCACGAGCTGTCCCACGTCTACAACCGGGACATCCTGATCTCCAGCGTGGCCGCCGGCCTGGCCGGCATCATCACCATGCTGGCCAACATCGCCTGGTTCATCCCGCTCGGCGGCGGGGACGACGAGGACTCGCCGAACCCGGCGGTACTGCTGCTGACGCTGATCCTCGGCCCGATCGCGGCCACCCTGATCCAGCTCGCCATCAGCCGTAACCGGGAGTTCCAGGCGGACGCCTCGGGTGCCGCGCTCACCCGCGACCCGCTGGCGCTGGCCAGCGCGCTTCGCAAGATCCACGCTGGCACCAAGGCGCTGCCGCTGCCGGCCGACAACCGGCTGACCAGCACCGCCCACCTGATGATCGACAACCCGTTCAAGGGTGGCGGCGTTGCGAACCTCTTCTCCACCCACCCGAAGATGGAGGAGCGGGTACGCCGCCTGGAGCGGATGGCGGCCACCAACGTCGGCCCGGTGCAGTACCAGCGCTGA